Below is a genomic region from Dioscorea cayenensis subsp. rotundata cultivar TDr96_F1 chromosome 14, TDr96_F1_v2_PseudoChromosome.rev07_lg8_w22 25.fasta, whole genome shotgun sequence.
AATAAGAACTATTCACACTGAAAGTACCATGACTTTGGTGCCATGCTAAGCTTCTGGTGTGTATAGTTGAAGGAAATCTTCTGCAAGGGGGCAAGGGGCAAGCCTCCATTAACAACACAGTCATCATCTttaatcactttgagaaatctAGGATCAGCAAGTATTTGAGAGAAACCACCACATTTAATATGGATGTCAATGGCCGGACACACCGGGCAGCTGTTTTGCACCACCACTGTGAACTCCGGCGGTGTGCCAAAGCCTACCTGTGTTTGCTGCACAGTTGGTGTTTTCATTCCACAGCGAGCTCCATGTCCTGTGCTTATATATACTTATGATTTGTTTACAATATAAaggtaaaaaaaacatgatgtttgttttggtgaagttaatttattgattttatgattttatgtatgatttgttttaaaaattggaaagaaaagaaagatgatgtacaattatttatttaatgattatgtatttactatttatatatgGATGAGTTGTTTGAAATGAGAGAGGAGAAAGGGATGGTGTTTACCTTGATGAAGCAACAGGAAGAGAATTGTGAGGATTACTGGCCATGGATGTAGTTGTTGGCTGAGCATTTTCTTGATGAGAAGGAGAAGTTTGGGTGTATGAATTATGTCTGCATGTTGGTATAATATGACTTCCTGCTCCAGCGGTGAGATTTAGGTTGTGGGCAGCATAAATTAAATGGTCTCACATggaacaaaataaaagtaacacCGACATATACGCACGTGTATGTGAAGACCAATTTTCTATGGACGttcatagataaaaaatttataaatatccaTTATCAATCGTTGGATCGAGATCCAACAGCTAATATTGATGGATAATAcagtaaaatatataataattattattcagaacaatataataaataataatattgttcatCAATGTCGGTCATTAGATCATATGATCCAACTGATGATTGAATGTACATAGAAGATggaaattcatatatatatatatatatatgtaattatgtaatttGATTTGTATCTGAAATTATTAAGACACTGATAATAATGTCACATAAGAAGTGAAGTGTGGCATCTTTTGCTTTCTCAATTTAAATGAaacattaaaaagataaaaaggtcacaagaaagataaagagagTGTGTGAAGGTGGGGATGGGAGAGGGGGGTTGACAGATGGAAATGGTAAAAAGCCTGGCAAAGATCAATGCATGCATTGGCTTGGTTCTTGTCAGAGGCATCATCAGAGACGCATATCATTGCTTTCTTCCCaccttttcctctcttttttatGCCTTCTTTTGACCTctctattgtttcattgacagGTGAGAGCACATGCATTTGATTGTAActtatgtactttttttttttctttcttcaattattttttacttcatatgctagattttgataataaattgAGTTAGTTGAGGCATCTCTCATTTACATTTTGATATGAGAGTacttactatagcaaaataatAATGTATGCAAAGATAACGTTTTAACAGATTAGAGACAATTACACAGCTCGATTTTGtgttaaatattaaaatcagcAGCTTATTTTGGAGCCTGTTggatggtaaaaaaaaaatatgattatttaaaacaaattaatgattGAACGGACAAAAATCATTATCAATTTAGCGACCTCTGTTATATAATACCATCAGCATGAACAAGTGCAATTTCAAGAtctatgctatatatatatatatatatagtcatctTAGCAAGTTTGGCCTAGAAAACTTAAGGAGAAAACAACAGTAGATGATCTAACTATAATGctggaaaacaaataaaagtacaACCAAAATACCCGAGTTCCAAACATTCTTGAATTCAGTGATGTTTTTGGTTTGTTAAATAATTCGAACGATTCCATCTCTGATCATTATTCTGTTGGATTCTTGCATTCTCTgtgaaaacaaagacaaaaatcaaagaatgcaaagAATAAGTAATGTTATCCATGGCTGAAACTAACAGAGGTTTCTGTATTGATTCTAGTGCCACATGACAAAACAGTTATTTAAGGGAAAACCAATTCAGAATGAACCCTAAATTTATTGCAATTGAAGCATTttctttctcaagaaaaaaattaaccagATATCTTGAAAATGTCAATAACAAAGAGTATTTATGAATTACCTCCAACATTGACGATATTTGGCGCTTTGTGAAGTGTTCATCTGCTCTCTGGTTGACAATATGCTCAATATCTGCAATAGATATTTGGTCCAGATGGTTGGAGACCACATGCTGACCTAGGATTGTCTCAAATGTTTGTAATCTACATGTCACAgaagaaaccaaacaaaaagtTTAGCTTTGACCAAGCTTAAGTCTAGAATGGAAGACAGCTTTAATGGCTAGTTTTACCTTTCTGGACTAATATCATCACCAGCATGATCTTCATCTACATCCATCGCATCTACTGTGGCACTATACCCAGACGCGAGAAACAAAAGATCATTATCTCAAAATTAATGTGAAAGAAAACCAACATCTAAGGTacagtaaaaaaatgataaggTATCAAGAGAAGTGCAAATCTTCCCTAATGAGCACTCAAACATTCATGAATTTGACTGTACAATGCAAACTGGTAATGTAAAGAACCTCATGAATTCTTAGTTAAGATATCAGAATGTGAACCTTCTACTTCAAATATCATCTTTGCATTCCTTTTACATCTCTCCTAAGTTCCTAACAGTTAATTATGTCAATAATTTCACGTAGAAAACATATTTAGGATACATAATTGAAACTTTGGAATAACCAAAATACATCACATACATGAGCAAGGGGCCAAATGCTAATGGCACTTTTAGACATCATTCAGGTTTTAACCTATGAACGCTTCAAGTCACTCATTTTCACTTCCGCTTAACTGAACTTGgatttatttctaaatataaCAACTCAGATGGTTATGCAAGTTTAACTTAAGGAAAGCACTTCAAAGTTAAGCTACAAGGATTATAATGCCCTTCAAACTAACTTTAGATGGCCATGTATCTGCAAATCAAGCAAAGAAGCTAAAGGATTCTTGAGGGTGAATCAGGTACTTGAGTTATACTTGAGTTATAGATTGTTGTGAATGTTAGGTGATGCCCTTCTGACAAGCATATAAAAACTTCCATTAAATACTGGTCAATGTCACTATAGGGACTGATTGAAGGAATTATTTGCAAAACAATTGCAGACAAAGAACACTGATATGGATTCCACAAGAAAAGATATACAAGAGAATGGAGAATGATAAATTGAATAGAACAGGTAATGTTTTGCAAGTGAATAGACATGCATGTCGAAATAGgtaaatattaatatcttaaaaaGATATACTTACTTGCCACCACCTTCAACATTGCCACCATCATTGCCAGCATCCTGATCAGCTCGATTTTTCAAATCTAACTCTCTCTCCCTCTGTTCTCGTTCTTCCATATCAGTCAGCTCTTTATGGTAAATAGCAAAATTTAGAACTTGCAGTGCAGCTTCAACATCGACCTTCAAAACCTACATCAAAAGATCAGGTAATAAAGGTAAAATGAATTCCAGCTGAGAATTTGACTGATTTACCCCAAATTGAAGGTACTGAGTATTGATCATAGAGCTCTTGGTCTACCCAACTTATTTATCCTTGTGGATTTGAAACTACAAGTGAAATACCTCGGGAAGAaggataataacaaataaagtgACCAATTTCCATCAACATAATAGGCTGCTTAACCAATGCATACAGAAGCAACTGCCAATGTTAAAGCACTTCACCTCATTTCTTAGTTTCATTTTGGCATGAGCTGTTGAGAGACGAATAATGGTCTCCAAGGTTCTAGCAGTGATTGGGAGTGTTCCTCCTCCAGACTACAAGTTCAGACaccatcaaataaataaataaataaataaataaaaatcattgttAATATGCtcataaacaaaatagaaaacaaacctTTGCATTTGAACTAGCATCTCTTAGTTCCGCATAAGCAGTTGCAATATGATCAGACGCCTGTGgtaaaaaaccatgaaaaaaagtTGCAGATATCATTTGATGATGCTGCTAGTGTAAACAAACTATTCAAGCTGCAACAATTTTTACAAATCCACACAATTGCAAAGTCACCAAATATGATGCCTCTGGTTCATTTACAGAGGCATGCTTGAAAATTAGGGAAGTTTCCTTGAGATAAGCGTAATCAAAAGAAAGACCAACCATGTAACCAGAACAAATAAAGTTCACAGTGGTGTTGCATGCAGAGGTTTACAGCCAGCTGAAACAGGAATGCTCTTAAACTATAAGTTTTGGTAATAAAACAGAGTAAATATCTAGATgtgaacattttaaaaagaaaaataaagttcaCAGTGGTGTTGCATGCAGAGGTTTACAGGCTCTCCAACAtgagaataaagaaaatataccTCATCAGTCAGCTTTGGCTGGATCCTGTTTTTGGCATAATGGATGTACTTCTTAAGGAACTTGATGGTTAGTCTctcattttttccttttcttcctcgTTTCCTCTCCTGCCCATGAAGCACGCGATCATATTTGACAAAAATGGGTGCATTAATCTCATTATCATCTTCCTCAGCAAACCTTGAACCTTTACTGAAGGCCCCCATTCCTGTATCATTTGAATTCAATATTGCAAGGGAATGCCAAAAATTAAAGCACTGAGAACAAAGGAATCATGATGTTATTACCTCCATCATCTGCACAATATCTATGCATCCGAGAAACATGCTCTGAAATCTGTCGGTCAATTTCAGGGTCCATTTGATCAAGGACTATAAAGAGCAAGTCAAACCGAGAAAGTAATGAATCTGGCAATCCAATATTCTTCGTCGGGGTCAATGATCTGTCATACTGTAAACCATTTCATACAATTACAACCAGAACAACATGGGTGCAAAGGAAAACATCTTGCTGAAGGAAATAAGTCGATGTTAATACACTACATAGtaaacaagaaccaaaagagaaTCACCACTCACAGTTCCATATATGGGATTTGCAGCCGCAACTACGCTGCATCGAGCATTTAATGATGCATGTATTCCAGCCTTGGCAATCGTTACTGTCTGTTGCTCCATAACTTCATGTATGGCAACACGATCTTGATCATTCATTTTATCAAACTCATCAATGCAAACTACACCTCGGTCTGCAAGAACCATTGCGCCAGCTTCAAGCCTCCTCTCCCCTGGACATAAGGAATTAATGAGTTTTTCAGTACCATTAAAAAGGAAATCAAGAAGCATTGTGTCAGGGTGTACCAGTTTCCTGATCTGAAGTGACAGCAGCTGTCAACCCAACACCAGATGAACCCCGACCTGTAGTTGAAATAGCTAACGGGGCAATGTTCATGACCGCTCTCAAGAGTTGTGACTTTGCAACTGAAGGATCGCCCACCATCATCATGTTTATATCActgcaaagaagaaaagatagaggCAATGAGAGTCAGTTTCATGTTAATTCATAGCAACCTATTCATAACAAAATACTCATAGCAAACTATAATTCTTACCCTCGTAGATGTGTTccattctttaaatttttttccacacCACCGAGCATCAACAAAATTACTGCTTTTTTTATCCATAAATGACCATAGATTGATGGTGCAAGTGAATTTCCAAGTAAATCAAATGTGTCATTCCTCTTTGCTATTTCCTTCATTCTCTTCAAGTCCTCCAGAGAATATATTGGTGCATTTGCCTCCTTGTTCAATAAAGAAACATTGTTGGCTATAAGAACCGTTCTGCAGTGAATAAAAGGGAATTTCCAATATGAAAGGAGAACAATAATAACAGTAAGTTGATACAGCTTAAATATACTAGGAAACAGACCTGAAAACCCCATTTAAACTGCCCTTGCTTTTCCCAGGAAGAGCTTTATATATTCCTACAATTGCTACACGGTCCCCAGGTTTACAAGAATCTACCAAGTCATCTTCTATAATGACATCCACAGTTCTTGGAAGTTGGCCAGGAGCAGAGTTCTCAGGAACTTCCTGCATGGATAGTGTTTGATGATCCTTGTATTCACATAGTCCATACTCAGTGACCAGCAAGTTCCCATTCTCATCCTGAGTTGTACATAAAAAAGAAGGGCATATTACAAACATACAACATTGGGAATAGGTATTAGACTTGCATGTAATAGACAAAAAATCATTACCCGTGTTGGGTACACAGACCCAGTGGGCAATCCCATAGTTGATGTGATGTCCCTATACTCGCGAGTAGTAAATTGATTAGTTGACGGGCAGAAGTGAACACTTTTAACGACCTTGGGCCTCACAAGTGAACCTGCAATTGACAAGATATAATTGGCAACAAAGATTTCTGCTCGTTAGATCCAAAATTATAACTGAAtccacacacacaaaaacattTGTTCCCATTAGatccaaaattattaattaagcCATGCACATGGGGTTTCAATAATATTACCAGTGATCACAAGTAAATAAGATTCTTAGAGAGATTATCATGCTGAATATGAATAAGTGAAAAAAGAGGataatctatattttattttcaagatcTTAGCAAGAAATATGATCTATAAGATGAGAATACTATTGTATAAGATAAACAAGTGGGGCCACTAGTACAAGGCTCCCAGCAGCACATTCTCTAAATAAGGTTACTATGCATTAACTTGATACAGAGACAGACTTTCTTAACATCAAGCTATAAACAACTCCTATTGCACCTAGCCTTATTGTACAAGTAAAAAGCTAGCGaaacttgattaaaaaaaggtagAAAAGCCAAGAGTAACCCACCTGCTTTCTGATAATTTGAGGGAGGTAAAATCAAGTTTGCTACCCATTAATTTCGCAAGAAAATGAAAAGTCATCTCTGTAAAGAACATAAGTAAAAGCAATTGATGGATCTGATCAAATATTAAGCCTAACCATACAGATGACATGGAGGTTAGCCTGATTCTTTCAATATGAAAACGGTTGTGCTATCTTCATAACCCATGTTCATTACTATATGGTCATTCACCATTCTAACTTCAATTAGTGCTATTCTTGTGCTATGTTTATGACATTCATTGACAACCATGTAGCATACCACCCTAGGCATCTTTTGTCCCTCTGGTCCCTATAGCTTTGACTTTAACTGCTCCAAACATTTTATGTTATTATCCATTAAAAGCTTTTATATTCATGTGTAAAGCGCCATTAATCTCAAAGGCACAAGATTTACTGTTGAAGAAACCCATCCACATAGTACCATTCAATGCACCGGCTAGTTATGCTCTGGTTCCTCTATTTGCCTCTTGATGGAACCAAATGTTGAATCTACATGTTCTATTTCATTAccataatatattttctatcaCTAGAGACATTCACACTTTGCCATCCCTTCAGGAATGAAAAAGCTTCAAACTGCTCAATCACATAAcaatacattaatttttttgctaaatTGATCTTCACAAGaccaatgaaataattaattcttGGCCTACTAATGGGAATGGCATAAACCATTTAACTGAAGTGcttatatttgaattttctcAATGAAAAAAGGTTTGAATTACCACATTTTAATAGATAACTAATGTATTTCTTACGTATTTCAAGCCAAGCATCACCCACTGTTAATGAACTTATCTGTACTACTGTCAACCAAGAAGATGCAAAATCTTTATTTGATCCACCAATAattttcaccaaaatatacaccAACATTTCAGATTATCAAAATAACAGTTATCTGCATGACAGGTTTTACCAATGGCTTATTATGTGTCAGAAAAGTTATATAACTCATAGcagttttcaaattttcttttctgcAAGTTGAATGCAATTGAAACACTGAAAACTTCAAAGCCAAATGATTTGAAATATACCAGCTAAAGACTGAGAAATTGTCCTATAAGTGAATGCAGCATCAAGCACAGACCATTCCAGTGAAATTTTATCACTTCCCCTAATTAACACAAAGATTCATCCAAAGAAAAAGACAAGGATTAAAGAAGCATACATTTGGTGACAATGCCTTCAACACGGACCATGGATCCAATGAAGGAGGACATGAGGTCCCGAGGTGTAACCTTGTGAAAGCCAAAAGGCCCGGTGAAGCCCACGAGCACATGTTCCCCTTCTTTCAGGTACTTAGGATCCACACCACGCGTGGCCTCGGTCACCGCATCGGAAAGGGGCTGCATGTACTCGCTGGGGTTGCGAATCAACCtgaaaacacaaacacaatggccatcaaaaaaattgaaaacagaTGATCAAACATGAATTTGAGATTTCAACACTCACCTCCGAGCAAGATCCAGGCTGAAGTTGCGAAGATCGTCCATGGCGATGATGAGGCGATGCTTCTTGTTCTGGATCATGTCTCTGATAGCCTTCATGTAAACCCCCCTGCCCACCTGAAATCATCTCCAAACCATCCATAGACACGGATCAAGATCAGCAGACGCTGAGATTGAAAAAGGAAAGGGAGGAGAAACCTACATCTTGATCGATGAAATCCAAGAAGGAACGCTTGTGAGCAGCCATGGCTTCCTCGTTGGCATCCATTTCTTCGAATTTGGAAGGAGATACAGCGATCGGAGAGCAGAACGAATGCTGAAGCCCTCGCCGCCATTGAAGCCCTTTTTCTATGCCCTGAGGTTCAGGGATGGCGGGAAAACGCCATGGTTTTGGCGGGAAACTAGTCGGATCCGGGCGCAGAAGCAATGTTCTCACCCGAAACCATTATGTCGGTTAGTTAACGGGTTTCGGGTCTGCAAAATTACATCCCTGGTCCGACCCGATAAGGACTTTTATATCATGAATGGCGGGAAACTAGTCGGATTCATGTTCTCACCCGAACCGTTCTGTCGGGTTGGTTAGCGGGTTTCGGGTCTGCGAAATTATATCCCTGGTCCGACCCGATAAGGACTTGCCTCGGGATCCGGTTTTCACATCTTGAGATGGATTTCGCGCCTTCTTTTGAATTCGCTCGCTGGGCTTCGAACCTTCGAGAGAAGAAGGAATCGATAGTGCAAGAGCTCATCATCCATGGCGTCCATGGAGCCCCAGAAGCAACTCCTCTCGCTGATCAGAGACTTCGCTGCCGAGAAATCTCAAGGAGGTTTGGATTTCCGGATTGATG
It encodes:
- the LOC120276321 gene encoding uncharacterized protein At1g05835; this encodes MLSQQLHPWPVILTILFLLLHQGHGARCGMKTPTVQQTQVGFGTPPEFTVVVQNSCPVCPAIDIHIKCGGFSQILADPRFLKVIKDDDCVVNGGLPLAPLQKISFNYTHQKLSMAPKSWYFQCE
- the LOC120276534 gene encoding DNA replication licensing factor MCM3 homolog 2 translates to MDANEEAMAAHKRSFLDFIDQDVGRGVYMKAIRDMIQNKKHRLIIAMDDLRNFSLDLARRLIRNPSEYMQPLSDAVTEATRGVDPKYLKEGEHVLVGFTGPFGFHKVTPRDLMSSFIGSMVRVEGIVTKCSLVRPKVVKSVHFCPSTNQFTTREYRDITSTMGLPTGSVYPTRDENGNLLVTEYGLCEYKDHQTLSMQEVPENSAPGQLPRTVDVIIEDDLVDSCKPGDRVAIVGIYKALPGKSKGSLNGVFRTVLIANNVSLLNKEANAPIYSLEDLKRMKEIAKRNDTFDLLGNSLAPSIYGHLWIKKAVILLMLGGVEKNLKNGTHLRGDINMMMVGDPSVAKSQLLRAVMNIAPLAISTTGRGSSGVGLTAAVTSDQETGERRLEAGAMVLADRGVVCIDEFDKMNDQDRVAIHEVMEQQTVTIAKAGIHASLNARCSVVAAANPIYGTYDRSLTPTKNIGLPDSLLSRFDLLFIVLDQMDPEIDRQISEHVSRMHRYCADDGGMGAFSKGSRFAEEDDNEINAPIFVKYDRVLHGQERKRGRKGKNERLTIKFLKKYIHYAKNRIQPKLTDEASDHIATAYAELRDASSNAKSGGGTLPITARTLETIIRLSTAHAKMKLRNEVLKVDVEAALQVLNFAIYHKELTDMEEREQRERELDLKNRADQDAGNDGGNVEGGGNATVDAMDVDEDHAGDDISPERLQTFETILGQHVVSNHLDQISIADIEHIVNQRADEHFTKRQISSMLERMQESNRIMIRDGIVRII